From Actinosynnema mirum DSM 43827, a single genomic window includes:
- a CDS encoding M1 family metallopeptidase: MAISPRARPYLLITAVALLVAGLLVVRLPDGSDTARETPEAPAPASTPAVVGQRGGAGAGDPYYPEDGNTGYDVAGYDVSIGYDPATGHLDGVARVTARATADLVSFNLDLRGLEVSSVEVGGEGAGFAREGEQELVITPAAPLASGSEFTAVVAYSGEPQSLQDPVLGTNGWQRSQSGGAFAAGEPHSATTWYPANDTPRDKASFALSARVPDGWAAVSIGLERGSTSEGGWTTFRWEHPEPVATYLTTVAVDRWEFERGALPDGTPVVNAYAPGAEAARAHGQELPSVLAFLADRFGPYPFDAAGGIYLSDRIGFSLETQTRPIYAAWADLETVVHENAHQWFGDAVTIRSWADICLNECFASYSTWLWAESLGADLDADYRAEVEKWRGSTGYWSRKLYDMGRGNEFRGVYDKGQLAVHALRARIGDEAFDRALKTWISEHLDANASWPEFEAHVQRVSGQDLSAFFQAWFRGDAIPADEHLWPGGLRG; the protein is encoded by the coding sequence CCCAGGGCCCGCCCTTACCTCCTGATCACCGCCGTCGCCCTGCTCGTCGCGGGCCTGCTGGTCGTGCGACTGCCCGACGGGTCGGACACCGCGCGGGAGACGCCCGAGGCGCCCGCGCCCGCGTCGACGCCCGCCGTGGTGGGGCAGCGGGGCGGGGCGGGCGCGGGCGACCCGTACTACCCGGAGGACGGGAACACCGGCTACGACGTGGCCGGGTACGACGTGTCCATCGGCTACGACCCGGCGACCGGCCACCTGGACGGGGTGGCGCGGGTGACCGCGCGGGCGACCGCCGACCTGGTGTCGTTCAACCTGGACCTGCGCGGGCTGGAGGTCTCCTCGGTCGAGGTCGGGGGCGAGGGCGCGGGGTTCGCCCGCGAGGGCGAGCAGGAGCTGGTGATCACGCCCGCCGCGCCGCTGGCCTCGGGGTCCGAGTTCACCGCCGTCGTCGCCTACTCGGGTGAGCCGCAGTCGTTGCAGGACCCCGTGCTGGGCACGAACGGGTGGCAGCGGTCCCAGTCCGGCGGGGCGTTCGCGGCGGGCGAGCCGCACTCGGCGACCACCTGGTACCCGGCCAACGACACCCCGCGCGACAAGGCGTCGTTCGCGCTGAGCGCGCGGGTGCCGGACGGCTGGGCGGCGGTGTCGATCGGGCTGGAGAGGGGCTCGACCAGCGAGGGCGGCTGGACCACGTTCCGGTGGGAGCACCCGGAGCCGGTGGCGACCTACCTGACCACCGTGGCGGTCGACCGGTGGGAGTTCGAGCGGGGCGCGCTGCCGGACGGGACGCCGGTGGTGAACGCGTACGCGCCGGGCGCGGAGGCGGCGCGGGCGCACGGGCAGGAGCTGCCGTCGGTGCTGGCGTTCCTGGCGGACAGGTTCGGGCCCTACCCGTTCGACGCGGCGGGCGGCATCTACCTGTCGGACCGGATCGGGTTCTCGCTGGAGACGCAGACCCGGCCGATCTACGCGGCGTGGGCGGACCTGGAGACGGTGGTGCACGAGAACGCGCACCAGTGGTTCGGCGACGCGGTCACCATCAGGAGCTGGGCGGACATCTGCCTGAACGAGTGCTTCGCCAGCTACTCGACCTGGCTGTGGGCCGAGTCGCTGGGCGCGGACCTGGACGCGGACTACCGGGCCGAGGTCGAGAAGTGGCGCGGCAGCACCGGGTACTGGTCGCGGAAGCTGTACGACATGGGGCGCGGCAACGAGTTCCGGGGCGTCTACGACAAGGGCCAGCTGGCGGTGCACGCGCTGCGCGCGCGGATCGGCGACGAGGCGTTCGACCGGGCGCTGAAGACCTGGATCTCCGAGCACCTGGACGCGAACGCGTCGTGGCCGGAGTTCGAGGCGCACGTGCAGCGGGTGTCCGGTCAGGACCTGTCGGCGTTCTTCCAGGCCTGGTTCCGGGGTGACGCGATCCCCGCCGACGAGCACCTGTGGCCGGGCGGCCTGCGCGGATAG